From Shinella sp. XGS7, one genomic window encodes:
- the cadR gene encoding Cd(II)/Pb(II)-responsive transcriptional regulator: MKIGELAVATATQIETIRFYEREGLFPSPGRSAGNYRLYDDSHVRRLIFIRRCRGLDMALDEIRTLLHFIDQPGADCGEVNQVLDDHIGHVAKRIRELRELETELQDLRSRCQSTSPGQACAILRELNHPQVGALTPRPTSDIHTHVGAVHRRKAGGQ; the protein is encoded by the coding sequence ATGAAAATCGGGGAACTGGCCGTGGCGACGGCCACGCAGATTGAGACGATCCGTTTCTACGAGCGCGAAGGACTGTTTCCTTCGCCCGGACGCAGCGCGGGCAACTACCGTCTGTACGACGACAGCCATGTAAGGCGGTTGATTTTCATCCGGCGCTGCCGGGGTCTGGACATGGCGCTGGACGAGATCCGGACGCTGTTGCACTTCATTGATCAGCCTGGCGCTGACTGCGGCGAGGTCAACCAAGTGCTGGATGATCATATCGGCCACGTGGCGAAGCGCATCCGGGAACTGCGCGAACTGGAGACCGAGCTGCAAGACCTGCGCTCACGCTGCCAGTCCACCAGCCCGGGGCAGGCCTGCGCTATCCTGCGAGAACTGAATCATCCCCAGGTAGGCGCACTGACGCCACGGCCGACCTCGGACATCCATACCCATGTGGGGGCCGTTCATCGGCGCAAGGCCGGCGGCCAGTGA
- a CDS encoding CzcE family metal-binding protein — translation MNRSFTHIALAFGLAMSATAASAAMGTTTLANGKSIYGATAAASQATKVVDAGSANTLNVDCGETVTFRNGDKSFSWKFDVVGHRVVDLQTIAPAGFSSKPLKVYVARNETERN, via the coding sequence ATGAACCGTTCCTTCACCCACATCGCCCTCGCTTTCGGCTTGGCCATGTCGGCTACTGCGGCGAGTGCTGCGATGGGCACCACTACCCTGGCCAACGGCAAGTCCATCTATGGCGCGACGGCCGCTGCATCGCAGGCCACCAAGGTCGTCGATGCCGGCTCAGCCAACACGCTCAACGTCGACTGTGGCGAGACGGTGACCTTCCGCAATGGCGACAAGAGCTTCAGCTGGAAGTTCGACGTGGTCGGTCACCGCGTGGTGGATCTGCAGACCATTGCCCCGGCAGGATTCAGCAGCAAGCCGCTGAAGGTATACGTCGCTCGCAACGAAACTGAGCGCAACTGA